CGGTTTACGTTGTCGGTTCCGCATACGGACAGGCTCGTCTAACGGGTTCTTATCTCCCTTTATTAGGTTTATATTTCAGTTATGCGAATTTGATCTTATTCTTCGGAAAAAGCCTCTTCGATTCTTTGACTAGAAAGAAAAGAGGAACCGCTTGGGTTGCGAAGCAAAGGGAAGTTTTCGCTATTCACAAATGCTATATCTGCGGAGCGACGGAAGTTACCGATCCTCAGGCGGAATTCAGATATTGTGTGGATTGCGAAGATCAGGAATACTGCGATAAGCACCTGCATAATCATACTCACATTCGTTCTAAAAACGCCTGATTTTAGCTCCCTTAAGAGAGACGTTGAGCAATTACGAAGAGCTATTATCTCAAAATCATTTCCAAACCTGATTGACTTTGTAGGAAGAAGATTACAAAGTTTCGGATCTGCATGGAGAAGAATGCATGATCGCGATCGTCAAATGGGTCGAATCCATTTTCGCTTCGATTCCTCTTCCCTTATTGGAAGTTTGGGGACGTTTCGGATATATTCTCGGATTGTTTTTGACCGCATTCGCCTATGGCAGATTCACTTTCCGGTCCCAGGGTAAATGGAGTTTAACGCGGATCCCCCAGGTTTGGGACGCTAAGGCATTATTAAGCGTTCCTATTACTTTCATACTGATCTTAATTACCGGTTATATAGGGTCGTTTTTCGTTCTCGTTCCCGGAGCCCAGACCTTCGAGTCCCTCAAGGATTTATCCGTTTTTATCTGCATTCTGATCTTCGGCTATCCCGCTTTACTCGCGGTTCCTTTCGCCTACGGAGTCTCCGATTTGATCGAAGGTGTGCCTCCGGAATTCCTATTGGATTGGGGATTGGCCTATTTTATTAATCCTTCCTGCTTTTGGATCTCCTACGAATTGATAGGTAAGAATCCGGATTTTAGAAGGCTTAGGACTTGGGGAGGTTATGCGATCTTCGTTATAGTCTTTATGACTTTGGAGCCGATTCTATGGGGATACGTTTGTTCCCCTCAGTTCACATCCGAAATATCGTATAGAAATATTACTCCTGCTCTATTCTTTACCACCGCGGTAACCTGGGGTTTCGCTCCTTTTGCCATGCTTGCTGTCTTTCCGGTCGCCAAGAAATATTGGTTTAGATCGGAATCCGAAGCGAACTCCAAAGAGGCTCCGTCCTCCTTGGATGGACTTCCGATCCGTATTTTTATCGCGGCGCCTTTCATCATTTTGATTCTACTAATGGTGGGTGCCACCGCTTTCGTAACCCTGAGGAGTTCGGAAAATGCGGCCGAGGAACTTGCGGGTAGACTCCATCAAAAAGCATCAGAGAATATCGGCCTCCTTCTCGACGAGTATCTGGAGAAGAATCCGAACGACGAAAGGGGAAGAATCGATAGTATCCATAAACTTCTGCAAAAGACCGTGATTTCCTCCGCAGGGAGATCCTTCCTTTTGAACAAGGAGGGAGTTCTTGTGGCTTCCTCCAAGGAAGAAAAAAAGTCGGGCGATCCGAGTTTAAAGGGGGAGGAAAGCGAGGACTCCGTAGTAAAGGCGGCGTCGACTTATCTAAGTTCAAACGGATATAATTTAAAGAATTTGAATGCATCTTTCGTGTTCGATTTCGATTTAGTTACCGCTAAGCCCCTGTCCAGGGAGAGATGGTTGGCTCATGCGAGTCCTTACAAAGATCCGAACGGAAAGGTAGGTTGGATTCTCGTCACCGTTATCCCTTCTTCCTTCTATCTTTCCGGAATCCGAGAAGGAAACAGCCAGTCCGCAATGGTATTCGCGGCCTCCTTGGTGCTTTCGCTTCTCATCGCCGCATTGATCGCTGGGATCGTAACCAAGCCTGTTCAGAAAATCGCGGAAGCTAGCTCCTCAATCGCAGTCGGCGACCTAAGCCAAAGAACTCCTAAGACTAAGCTCCAGGAGCTCAATTCTCTTTCTACTTCTTTCAATCATATGGCCGAGCAATTACAGGAATCGTTTCGCAGGATCCAGGAGAGAGAGGATCAATTCAGGGATTTGGTGGACACTACTCCCGGAATCGTTTGGGAAGCGGATGCGGATAGTTTCGGTTTTACCTTCGTCAGTAGACAGGCCGTAGATATGTTCGGCTATTCGATGGAAGAATGGTCCCAGCCTAGATTTTGGGAAAGGCATATCCATCCGGAGGATAAGGATAGCGCCTTGCGTATCTATACCGAATCCATGAGAACTAGCGATTCTTACGATTTCGAATACCGGTTTCTGAAGAAGAACGGAGACTTTCTTTGGATTAGGGATATCGTCAAGGTCATCTCGGAAAAAGGAAAGCCGAAATGGTTGCGAGGAGTGATGATCGATATCACAGAAAGAAAGGGCGTAGAGGAAAAACTGCTGGATAGAAATCGATTCATCGAGTCCATCCTGGATATCGTCCCAGGTTTATTGTATATTTTTAATATAGATAAGCAGGAAGTTGCTTACGTAAATTACGGAACGGAAAGGCTATTGGGATATCCTTTGGAAAAGATCCAGAGTTTCGGGCAGAATATGGTCGCAACTCTGATGGATCCGGAGGATTTCGAAAGATATAAGAATGAAATTTTTCCCAAGTATCTACAGGCGAGCGATCGGGATCTGATCGAAAACCAATTTAGGATGATGCATGCCGACGGAGATTGGCGTTGGCTCGAATCGCGCGAATCCATCTTTCGAAGGGATTCCAACGGGAGTCCCAGCGAAATATTCGGGATCACATACGATATCACTAAGAGTAAGCGCGCGGAAGAAACGATTCTGGATTTGAATGCAAATTTGGAGAGAAGAATCGAGGAAAGAACGGAGGAACTGAAGAAGTCCAACCAGGATCTGGTCGAAGCGGTATTGAATCTGGAAAGGATCATGAAGGAATTAAGGGAGACTCAGAACCAATTGCTCCTTTCCGAAAAACTCGCGGCCTTGGGACAGTTGGCGGCCGGAATGACGCATGAATTGAATACTCCCCTCGGGGCCATCGCATCTTCCAATCGAGCGATCATGGACGTACTCACGAACGAAATGAGAAGAATTCCCGGTTTTCTCTCGGGACTGACTCGGGAAGAAAGCGATGTTTTTCGGATTCTGATGGAAGAGAGTCTGAACGGTGTTTCGGAGGATGAAATTCTCCCGAGTCGGGCTTTCAAGAAGGAGTTGGCGGCAAAACTGAAAGATAACGGTATCGAGAATTACGAGAACGTCGCGAATATCATTTTGGACTCCGGTCTTTATAAGATAGGGGATAAGTCCATAGAATTGTTGAAATCGGAAAATTCCTACGAGATACTGAAAGCGGTGGCGTCTTTCGCTTCTTTGTTGAGATTCAGTCAGATCATTTTGATCGCTACAGGTAAGGCGTCTTATGTTGTGGATGCGCTTAAGAATTATCTCCACTCCAACGACAACGTTTCGGAGGAGGTTCTGGTTCCTGTGGATGTTTGTATGGAAATCGATACCATATTGACCTTATATCACGGAAAAATAAAATACGGTGTCGAAGTCGTAAAGAAATACGCCGAAGGAAGTCGCTGTATGGGGGATACAGATCGATTGAATCAGGTGTGGATCAACCTCATCAACAACGGTCTCCAGGCCATGAATTATAAGGGAAAGTTGGAAATCGAAACTAAAAAGAAGGACGGTTGGGTCATTGCATCCGTTACGGATTCCGGATCAGGGATCCCATCGGAGATTCAGGAAAGAATTTTCGATCCTTTCTTTACCACAAAAAAACACGGAGAGGGAATCGGATTGGGCCTGGATATTTGCAAGAAAATCGTCGAAAGAATGGGGGGAAAAATCGAATTCGAGACGGCGCCGGGTAGAACCAAATTCAGCGTTTGGTTAAAAGAGGCCGATTCGGTTTAGAGAGGAAAGTATGCCTAAAGTAGAAACTACTCGGAAAGCCATTCTCTGCGTGGATGATGAGGCGATCATTCTGATCACTTTGCAACAGGAGCTCCGAAAACAATTCGGAGAGGAATTCAAATACGAGACCGCCCTGAATGCGGAAGAAGGAATGGAAGTCATAGACGAACTCGCCGAGGCGGGAGTGAACGTAATATTGATTCTCTCCGATTGGTTGATGCCCGGAATTAAAGGCGACGAATTCCTAATCCAAGTTCATAGAAAATATCCTCATATACAATCCATTCTTATCACAGGCCATGTGGACCAAGCCGCTGCGGACAGAGTTAAACGGGAAGCGGGAACCTACGCGGTGATTTCCAAACCCTGGGACTTGACCAAATTAATGGACGCGGTTCGCACTTGTTGCAGCCGGAATTGAGTCTTATATAATAAAGGTTTAATCTTTTGCTTCTGATGACCTCATTCATAGCCGTTGGAGCTTCAAACTAACGATCGTTCGCCATAAGAGCTCCCGTGGAAAACGGATTGACCTTTTCCTCGGAAACAAGATACTAAAAGCTCTTATAGGTTCCTCATGCTTCAGAATAATTATTTCAGCGATGTCCCCGATTTACAGCTCCATTTCGAGCATATCATTCCTTGGAAGGAAATCATAGATTCGTACGAAAACGGATTCACGGATGCGGCCAAGTATAGGGCGGGGGACGAAAGATTCTCCACAGCGCCCTCTTCCTACGACGAGGCCAAAGAATATTACAAGACTCTATTGGAGTCGGTGGGAGAATTTGCGGGCAAGGAAATCGCCCCTTACGTGGCGGAACTGGATCGGGTCGGAGTTAAATTCGAGAACGGGAAAGTCGTCTTCCCCGAAAAATTATTGGAGATCGTGCGTAAGGCAAGGGATGCGGGATTACAGCCCACCGGTTTTTCGCGCAAATACGGCGGACTGGGAGTTCCTTGGTCCGTTCGCGCCTTCTTTAGTGAAATCTTATATAGAGTGGACGCCTCCGTATGTATCGCGATCGGATGCGTGAACCTGGCAGAGATTGTGGAAAGGAACGGAAGCGAACAACTGAAAGACGAGTGGCTCCCAAGATTGGCGGCGGGAGAATTCGCCTGCGCCATGGGACTTACCGAACCGGACCACGGTTCCGATCTACCGGGGCTTCGCACCCGGGCCGTCCACAAGGAAGGAAATACGTATCTTCTGAACGGAACGAAAAGATTCATCACGCAAGGATGCGGTACGGGAGAGATTCCGGCCATTCTACTGCTTTTGGCTAGGACGGGAAATCCGGGTAGCGGAGCGAGAGGACTTTCTTTCTTTCTGGTTCAATCCAAGGACATTCAGATTGCAGGGATCGAAAAAAAGATGGGACTTCATTGTTCCCCTACCTGCGAAGTGGTTTTGGAAAATACTCCGGGCATTCTCATCGGAGAAGAAGGTCACGGTCTCATAAGACACACTATGGGAATGTTGAACGGCGCGAGAATGGGGATCTCCCAACAAGGAGTGGGTATCGCTCAAGCCGCGTTAAGCGAAGCCAAGAAATACGCTTCGGAACGGATACAATTCGGAAAACCGATAGGAACGATTCCTGCCGTCAGAAAGATATTACGCAGAATGGAAAGAGAAACCATGGCAATGCGTTGTCTCATGTTAGAGGGTGCAAAAACCATGGATCTATATTATTTCCGTGGAGAGCATCTACAGCAAAAAGGAGCTACGGAAAGAGATCTCAAATCCGATGTGGTGCTGAAATATTGGGAAAAGTTAGCCGGTATCTTGACTCCTATTTCCAAATTCTATTGTTCGGAAACTTGCGTGAAAATCGCAGGAGACGCAGTGCAGGTACACGGAGGAGCCGGGTTTACCGAAGATTACGACGTATCCCGAATCTATAGGGATTCGAGAATTACTACGATTTACGACGGAACTTCTCAGATCCAAGTCAATGCGAGTATCGGAGGAATTAGCACCGGTATGAGCGGTCACGGTTTCCTGAGAGAATATATCGAGCATGAATGGGCTCATTTTCCGACGGAAGAGACGCGCGTACTTTCCGAGGTTTGGGAAGGTTACCAGGAGATCGTGAATCTTTATAAGGAACTTCCCGGTTCGGAAGATAGGGAAGAAGCGGCCGACGAGATCGTTTGGGCGACGGCAAGACTGCTTTCGGGCATGCTCTTTTATCGATCCACTCAAAGAATTCCGGAGGAATTACGATCCGAGCGACTTTCTCATGTGGAAGAATACAATCTGGACAGCCTGGCTTATACGGAAGGCCTACGCGCTCGCTTGAAGATGAAGGCCGCTTCCATTCAGGCAGTTTAAAGTAACTTACGAATTCGAAAAATTTTTTTCCGTATTATTTTCCGCTTAGAGAGCCTTTCATGGATTCGAATTTTTCGTTCGGCAATTTACCTTCTCCGTTCAAAGAAAGCGAAGGTTGGATCGATAATACGAAATACATGTCGATCTCTCCTTTGCCTTTCGCCTGGATTTTTCCCCGGTGTTCGCAAACGAAGAAATCTTTTACTATTTCATAAGTCGCGCCGGAGATATTCACATAGCCTGACTTGCCGGAGGATTCCATTCGACTAGCGGTATTCACCGCGTCTCCCCAGACATCGTAGGCGAATTTATCCGAGCCGATGACGCCCGAGGTGACCGGACCGGTATGTATACCGACCCTTAATTCCCAAAAAGGAAGATTTTGGGCGGCCTTATTCTCCGCAATTTGCTTCATAAAATTCTGAAATTCTAGACCCGCCAAACAGCTATCGATCGCATGAGAATTGTTCGAACTCGGGATCCCTCCCGCACACATGTATGAGTCTCCGATCGTCTTTAATTTTTCCAATCCTTGTTTGGAAACTACCGAGTCGAATTTCGAAAAACAAGCGTGTAGATTCTCCACCAAGGTCGCCGGTAGCATTTCTTCCGCGGTCTTAGTGAATCCTACGAAGTCGGTGAAAAGGATAGTCGCAGAGTCGTAGTAAACGGGGGAGACGGTTCCCTTTTCCTTCAGTTCTTCCGCGACCGTTTTAGGTAGAATGTTCAGTAGCAATCGATCGCTTTTTGCTCTTTGTACTTCGGCTTCATTTCTGGCTTCTATCGTGCGATCTCTCTCTTCCGCCAATTCTTTGGTTCTCTCGATGAC
The sequence above is a segment of the Leptospira wolffii serovar Khorat str. Khorat-H2 genome. Coding sequences within it:
- a CDS encoding PAS domain-containing protein, which produces MIAIVKWVESIFASIPLPLLEVWGRFGYILGLFLTAFAYGRFTFRSQGKWSLTRIPQVWDAKALLSVPITFILILITGYIGSFFVLVPGAQTFESLKDLSVFICILIFGYPALLAVPFAYGVSDLIEGVPPEFLLDWGLAYFINPSCFWISYELIGKNPDFRRLRTWGGYAIFVIVFMTLEPILWGYVCSPQFTSEISYRNITPALFFTTAVTWGFAPFAMLAVFPVAKKYWFRSESEANSKEAPSSLDGLPIRIFIAAPFIILILLMVGATAFVTLRSSENAAEELAGRLHQKASENIGLLLDEYLEKNPNDERGRIDSIHKLLQKTVISSAGRSFLLNKEGVLVASSKEEKKSGDPSLKGEESEDSVVKAASTYLSSNGYNLKNLNASFVFDFDLVTAKPLSRERWLAHASPYKDPNGKVGWILVTVIPSSFYLSGIREGNSQSAMVFAASLVLSLLIAALIAGIVTKPVQKIAEASSSIAVGDLSQRTPKTKLQELNSLSTSFNHMAEQLQESFRRIQEREDQFRDLVDTTPGIVWEADADSFGFTFVSRQAVDMFGYSMEEWSQPRFWERHIHPEDKDSALRIYTESMRTSDSYDFEYRFLKKNGDFLWIRDIVKVISEKGKPKWLRGVMIDITERKGVEEKLLDRNRFIESILDIVPGLLYIFNIDKQEVAYVNYGTERLLGYPLEKIQSFGQNMVATLMDPEDFERYKNEIFPKYLQASDRDLIENQFRMMHADGDWRWLESRESIFRRDSNGSPSEIFGITYDITKSKRAEETILDLNANLERRIEERTEELKKSNQDLVEAVLNLERIMKELRETQNQLLLSEKLAALGQLAAGMTHELNTPLGAIASSNRAIMDVLTNEMRRIPGFLSGLTREESDVFRILMEESLNGVSEDEILPSRAFKKELAAKLKDNGIENYENVANIILDSGLYKIGDKSIELLKSENSYEILKAVASFASLLRFSQIILIATGKASYVVDALKNYLHSNDNVSEEVLVPVDVCMEIDTILTLYHGKIKYGVEVVKKYAEGSRCMGDTDRLNQVWINLINNGLQAMNYKGKLEIETKKKDGWVIASVTDSGSGIPSEIQERIFDPFFTTKKHGEGIGLGLDICKKIVERMGGKIEFETAPGRTKFSVWLKEADSV
- a CDS encoding response regulator, translating into MPKVETTRKAILCVDDEAIILITLQQELRKQFGEEFKYETALNAEEGMEVIDELAEAGVNVILILSDWLMPGIKGDEFLIQVHRKYPHIQSILITGHVDQAAADRVKREAGTYAVISKPWDLTKLMDAVRTCCSRN
- a CDS encoding acyl-CoA dehydrogenase family protein, whose product is MLQNNYFSDVPDLQLHFEHIIPWKEIIDSYENGFTDAAKYRAGDERFSTAPSSYDEAKEYYKTLLESVGEFAGKEIAPYVAELDRVGVKFENGKVVFPEKLLEIVRKARDAGLQPTGFSRKYGGLGVPWSVRAFFSEILYRVDASVCIAIGCVNLAEIVERNGSEQLKDEWLPRLAAGEFACAMGLTEPDHGSDLPGLRTRAVHKEGNTYLLNGTKRFITQGCGTGEIPAILLLLARTGNPGSGARGLSFFLVQSKDIQIAGIEKKMGLHCSPTCEVVLENTPGILIGEEGHGLIRHTMGMLNGARMGISQQGVGIAQAALSEAKKYASERIQFGKPIGTIPAVRKILRRMERETMAMRCLMLEGAKTMDLYYFRGEHLQQKGATERDLKSDVVLKYWEKLAGILTPISKFYCSETCVKIAGDAVQVHGGAGFTEDYDVSRIYRDSRITTIYDGTSQIQVNASIGGISTGMSGHGFLREYIEHEWAHFPTEETRVLSEVWEGYQEIVNLYKELPGSEDREEAADEIVWATARLLSGMLFYRSTQRIPEELRSERLSHVEEYNLDSLAYTEGLRARLKMKAASIQAV